In Scomber scombrus chromosome 17, fScoSco1.1, whole genome shotgun sequence, the following proteins share a genomic window:
- the ost4 gene encoding dolichyl-diphosphooligosaccharide--protein glycosyltransferase subunit 4, whose protein sequence is MVTDVQLAIFANMLGVSLFLLVVLYHYVAVNNPKKLE, encoded by the coding sequence ATGGTGACAGACGTGCAGCTGGCCATCTTTGCCAACATGCTTGGCGTGTCATTATTCCTCCTTGTTGTGTTGTACCACTACGTCGCCGTTAATAACCCTAAAAAGCTGGAGTAA
- the selenoi gene encoding ethanolaminephosphotransferase 1 → MALYEYVTQDQLAGFDKYKYSAVDSNPLSVYVMHPFWNFVVKFLPTWLAPNLITFTGFMFLVLNFLMLAFYDFDFNASAAGHEHVPSLVWVAAGIFNFLAYTLDGVDGKQARRTNSSTPLGELFDHGLDSWACIFFVATVYSIFGRGESGVGVATLYYILWVVLFSFILSHWEKYNTGILFLPWGYDVSQVTISLVYLVTAVVGVETWYQPVLFHFLYRDLFTFMIIACSFTVTLPMSLYNVLKAHRSNTLKHSNLYEAFLPFLSPVLLFILSTIWVVFSPSNILELQPRIFYLMVGTAFANVTCKLIVCQMSNTRCQPLSWLLLPMTPVVLLAVTGVVANETLLLYLWTAAVILAHIHYGVSVVQQLSSHFNIFAFSLKKANSDUQEEERIGLKGAEV, encoded by the exons ATGGCTCTCTATGAATATGTCACCCAGGACCAGCTGGCGGGCTTCGACAAATACAAG TACAGCGCAGTGGACTCGAATCCCCTGTCTGTCTACGTCATGCACCCTTTCTGGAACTTTGTGGTCAAG TTTCTACCGACGTGGCTGGCTCCAAATCTCATTACATTCACAGGCTTCATGTTCCTCGTGTTAAACTTCCTCATGTTGGCCTTTTACGACTTTGACTTCAATGCCTCAG cTGCAGGACATGAACACGTGCCTAGCTTGGTCTGGGTTGCTGCAGGGATTTTCAACTTCTTGGCCTATACGCTCG acGGTGTTGATGGTAAACAGGCACGGCGCACCAACTCCTCCACGCCACTCGGGGAGCTGTTTGACCATGGGCTGGACAGCTGGGCCTGTATCTTCTTTGTGGCCACTGTGTACTCCATATTTGGGCGTGGGGAGAGCGGCGTTGGTGTGGCCACACTGTATTACATCCTCTGGGTGGTGCTTTTCTCTTTCATCCTATCTCACTGGGAAAAATATAACACCGGCATCTTGTTTCTGCCCTGGGGATACGACGTCAGTCAAGtg ACCATCTCCCTCGTTTACTTGGTCACTGCCGTCGTCGGCGTAGAAACGTGGTACCAGCCGGTTCTGTTTCACTTCCTCTATAGAGACCTTTTCACCTTCATGATCATAG CCTGTTCCTTCACTGTGACCTTACCCATGAGCCTCTACAATGTCCTGAA GGCTCACCGCAGTAACACTCTGAAACACAGCAACTTGTATGAAGCCTTCCTGCCCTTCCTTTCTCCCGTCCTCCTCTTTATCTTATCCACCATTTGGGTGGTTTTCTCTCCATCGAATATCCTCGAGCTGCAGCCCAGGATCTTCTACCTCATGGTGGGGACAGCCTTCGCTAACGTCACG TGTAAGCTCATTGTGTGCCAGATGAGTAACACACGTTGCCAGCCGCTGAGCTGGCTGTTGCTGCCCATGACACCAGTGGTGTTGTTAGCGGTGACTGGAGTCGTCGCCAATGAGACGCTACTGCTGTATCTATGGACAGCCGCTGTAATACTAGCGCACATACACTACGGCGTATCAGTG GTTCAACAGCTCAGCAGCCACTTCAACATCTTTGCCTTCTCCCTGAAGAAGGCCAACAGTGACTGACAGGAGGAGGAACGAATCGGCTTGAAAGGAGCGGAGGTCTAG